One Roseiconus lacunae genomic region harbors:
- a CDS encoding secretin N-terminal domain-containing protein, translating into MSRLPRASSQFDLEGSVPADGFGWSHRIAAWVLTVPLTLVCLAIMPPRSVSAQSLADEIDGDAIVELNLSGTVKVTTLLDLMSQELGVRFLHGTDIARRDVTVYTPAKLPKKVLPTLLGSLLREAKLAIVDSEVPGWKRVVDIADIVSEAPAGNAAEVSRRNGPAAAVTQVLPVKFIDLTMASSSLKAFLSRTGSNIVPLPEQRLMIVTGYAADVRMIAELLETIDRPDEKGVIEFYEVRRRPPAMLIEQFEGLRSVDDNRKTANASEPKLLVDKSGRRIVVAGRKELVDAALSLLQRLDSGTDFQTKVYRLENISAQRLDRLIQGFVDRETTTDRNGTRSLETTIDEEGNLLVVRAGATIHQQIETLIKELDRPIDAEESPIRFYKLKNATAIEVLYSLLALQQAAGSGVQTAGGFGAGAFGTLGGNAMMGGGVVPAGMVGGANGSIPGTFPNNAAGGMPGAMATVQPNGGMGGGQFGVVGQNLSGNLSSTRTANQNAALAMMGGGIGLAGGMGSSMGGGMGTGSVATLPGGARVSADVATNSLIVFAPSNVQTLYEKLIRSLDQRRPQVLIEADIIAIDTSDNFSLGVEISAGDRTGSKRLFEFTSFGLSEVDPLTGQLTVNPSLGFNGVLVDPDVADVIVQAVSRHTRGRVLSSPRVLVNDNQTGVINSISSIPFQAFSQGETTTLTGLGGNQEAGTTIQVTPHINEDNHLQLEFDVEFSTFVGSGDNNLPPPRQIDRVGSVVTIPDSKTVIVGGLKRTSESDTQTGVPWLEKVPIIRELSSLRTEEQSTTSFFLFIRPRILRDSQFRDLKFLSDLQSHDAQLSADYPTSGPMLIHCPPENLPAGQPGPSADQTWGSSNFTEPSVPMPMESTTVIEAQSVYDKALLAEPGFETDDGLESRPQLVYPEP; encoded by the coding sequence GTGTCTCGATTGCCTCGTGCTTCCTCTCAATTCGATCTCGAGGGCTCGGTGCCGGCCGACGGTTTCGGTTGGTCCCATCGGATCGCCGCATGGGTGCTGACGGTGCCGTTGACGTTGGTGTGCCTAGCGATCATGCCCCCTCGATCTGTATCGGCGCAGTCGCTGGCCGACGAGATTGATGGCGATGCGATCGTCGAATTGAACCTTTCGGGGACGGTCAAGGTGACGACGCTATTGGATTTGATGAGTCAGGAACTCGGTGTTCGATTTTTACATGGAACCGACATCGCGCGTCGCGACGTGACGGTCTACACGCCGGCAAAGCTACCGAAGAAGGTCTTGCCGACATTGTTGGGCAGCCTGCTGCGGGAGGCGAAATTAGCCATCGTCGATAGCGAGGTCCCCGGCTGGAAACGTGTCGTTGATATTGCGGACATCGTCAGTGAAGCGCCCGCCGGGAATGCCGCCGAGGTGTCTCGTCGCAACGGACCGGCTGCCGCGGTCACTCAAGTTTTGCCGGTCAAATTCATCGACTTGACCATGGCATCATCCTCGCTGAAGGCGTTTCTTTCCCGGACCGGATCGAACATAGTCCCTCTGCCAGAACAACGGTTGATGATCGTCACCGGTTATGCCGCCGACGTACGGATGATCGCCGAGTTGTTAGAAACGATTGATCGGCCAGATGAAAAGGGCGTGATCGAATTCTACGAAGTGCGCCGCCGTCCACCCGCAATGCTGATCGAGCAATTCGAAGGCTTGCGGTCGGTCGATGACAACCGCAAGACCGCGAACGCATCCGAACCGAAACTGTTGGTCGACAAATCCGGCAGGCGAATCGTGGTCGCCGGTCGGAAGGAATTGGTCGATGCGGCTCTGTCCCTGCTACAGCGTCTCGATTCGGGAACCGATTTTCAAACCAAGGTTTATCGTCTGGAAAATATCAGTGCCCAACGTTTGGACCGTTTGATTCAAGGGTTCGTAGATCGTGAGACCACCACCGATCGAAACGGTACTCGATCACTCGAAACAACGATTGACGAAGAAGGCAACTTGTTGGTGGTCCGGGCCGGCGCGACGATTCATCAACAGATTGAAACATTGATCAAAGAGCTTGACCGCCCGATCGATGCCGAGGAAAGCCCCATTCGGTTTTACAAGCTAAAGAATGCCACCGCGATTGAAGTGTTGTATTCGTTGTTGGCACTCCAGCAAGCCGCCGGAAGCGGCGTACAAACCGCGGGTGGTTTTGGTGCCGGGGCATTTGGAACGCTCGGTGGCAACGCAATGATGGGGGGCGGCGTCGTTCCTGCTGGCATGGTGGGAGGGGCGAACGGTTCGATTCCAGGCACGTTTCCAAACAATGCCGCCGGTGGAATGCCAGGCGCGATGGCTACCGTGCAACCAAACGGTGGTATGGGCGGAGGACAGTTTGGCGTGGTGGGACAGAATTTATCTGGAAATCTGTCATCGACGCGCACGGCCAATCAAAACGCAGCCTTGGCCATGATGGGGGGCGGAATCGGATTGGCCGGAGGAATGGGATCGTCAATGGGCGGCGGCATGGGAACCGGATCGGTGGCGACATTGCCCGGCGGGGCGCGTGTATCGGCGGATGTCGCGACGAACAGTTTGATCGTGTTCGCCCCATCCAACGTGCAAACCCTCTATGAAAAACTGATTCGATCGCTGGATCAACGCCGGCCGCAGGTATTGATCGAAGCGGACATCATCGCGATCGACACATCAGACAACTTTTCGTTAGGCGTTGAAATCAGCGCCGGAGATCGCACGGGGTCAAAACGCTTGTTCGAGTTTACATCGTTCGGACTGAGCGAAGTCGATCCGCTAACAGGACAATTGACGGTCAATCCTTCGCTCGGATTCAACGGTGTCCTGGTCGATCCCGACGTTGCCGACGTGATCGTTCAGGCGGTTAGTCGGCACACACGAGGACGCGTCCTTTCGTCTCCGAGAGTGCTGGTTAACGATAACCAAACCGGTGTTATCAACAGTATTTCGAGTATCCCGTTCCAGGCCTTCAGCCAAGGCGAGACAACGACGTTGACAGGGCTCGGTGGAAATCAGGAAGCCGGGACAACGATTCAAGTCACCCCGCATATCAACGAAGACAATCATCTGCAGCTTGAGTTCGATGTCGAATTCAGTACCTTTGTCGGTTCGGGTGACAACAATTTGCCACCGCCCCGGCAAATCGATCGGGTGGGAAGTGTCGTTACCATTCCAGATAGCAAAACCGTGATCGTCGGCGGGCTCAAACGCACCAGTGAGTCGGACACACAAACGGGGGTACCGTGGCTAGAGAAAGTGCCGATCATCCGTGAACTCAGCAGCCTGCGAACCGAAGAACAATCGACAACCTCGTTCTTTCTATTCATTCGACCACGAATCCTACGTGACAGTCAGTTTCGTGATCTGAAATTCCTCTCTGATCTTCAATCACACGACGCGCAGTTGTCGGCCGATTATCCGACTAGCGGTCCGATGTTAATTCACTGCCCTCCGGAAAACTTGCCGGCCGGACAGCCAGGGCCGTCGGCGGATCAAACGTGGGGGTCCAGCAATTTCACTGAACCGTCAGTTCCAATGCCGATGGAGTCCACCACGGTCATCGAAGCGCAGTCGGTGTATGATAAAGCGTTGCTGGCGGAGCCGGGATTCGAAACCGATGATGGTTTGGAGTCACGTCCACAGCTGGTTTATCCCGAACCCTGA